Sequence from the Xiphophorus couchianus chromosome 23, X_couchianus-1.0, whole genome shotgun sequence genome:
TTTTACTGTTTATTGTAGAAAAGTATGGACATTTTACAGGTTTTTCAATTTGTGCTAATTCCtagaagacaaaaatataataatgccTAATATATTGAAAATCTAGAAATTTCAGAAGATCCAGAAGTTATTTTGATAAACAATAAcgattgttgttttgagaacaaTTTCAACGAACATAGtcgtaatggcataataatacaagagcacattctcaaagatcaataaactttaaattctaatgaacactggaactgaaatatgtttaaaatatccaaaataaataaacaaaacaacagaaacaataaataaaataaattatgacgtttctgtaaacaaaatagcCCTTCAATAAAAGGACAAGTTGcaacagactgaaaacttttgttattcagtttttggtagaaaaagaaaaacgataAGTCATGcaaattgagtttgttttaatgtatcatgcaattaattgatttcttGCTTATTGCTACTGTCCTAATTGCAAAcactcatttctgttttcttctctttctagtaGAAACTATTACTACATTACGATCTTAAGAGATCCTGTTTCGCGTTACCTCAGCGAGTGGCGTCATGTGCAACGCGGAGCTACTTGGAAAGCCTCCCTCCACGTGTGCGACGGACGTTCACCAACGCTGTCAGAGCTGCCAAGTTGCTATCCAGGCGACGACTGGTCGGGTTGCAACCTGCAGGAGTTCATGGACTGCCCCTACAACCTGGCCAACAACCGACAGACCCGCATGTTGGCAGATCTCAGTCTGGTGGGTTGCTACAACGTCTCCTCCATGGGCGAAGACAAACGCTGGGCGGTGCTTCTGGACAGCGCCAAGCGCAACCTGAAGGGGATGGCCTTTTTTGGCCTGACTGAGTACCAGCGTAAGACGCAGTACCTCTTCGAGAGAACCTTCAACTTACAGTTCATCGCACCTTTCACGCAGCTGAACGGGACGCGAGCTTCCAGCGTAGAGGTACCCTCGGAGAAGCAGCAAAGGATTCGCCAGCTAAACCGGTGGGACGTGGAGCTGTATGAGTACGCCCGTGACCTTTTCCTGCAGCGCTTCCAGGTGGCGAGACAGCAGGAGCGCAGGCAGGCCAGGGAGCGGCGGCAACAGGAGAGGAGGCGGCTCCGGGGGAGACTCTCAGCAAAACAAGGGCGGCAGCCGAAGCCGACTGAAACGACGCGCTCGATCGAAGAGCGTCGAACGGAGGACAGCCTGGAGTCCGAAGTGCTTCTGTCAGACTGGTGGGATGTAGATGAGAACAGCACCATGGAGGACTACATAGGCAATGTGGAGCAGTGGTAGCAGACAGCTGTCTTTGTACCAAGAGCTGCCTTGTCAGTTTTTGCTAATTCAGGTTATTTTCAGTACATGCCTTCTTCTCTTATTCTTTTGtgacaatgaaatgttttaaatgtgactttaatttatttattttaaaggcgacctattatgcttccttg
This genomic interval carries:
- the hs6st2 gene encoding heparan-sulfate 6-O-sulfotransferase 2 isoform X1, coding for MDEKSTSSHQRLLLFLLMVGIFGVFMIQYACPSSSECQMLHQLGAWFTLRGGPGIRIGDGESQDGLQKDPYIAEDGALARFVPRFNFTSADLNREVDFNIKGDDVIVFLHIQKTGGTTFGRHLVRNIQLERPCECHAGQKKCTCLRPGKKETWLFSRFSTGWSCGLHADWTELTHCVPSRMDSREAQKNQPSRNYYYITILRDPVSRYLSEWRHVQRGATWKASLHVCDGRSPTLSELPSCYPGDDWSGCNLQEFMDCPYNLANNRQTRMLADLSLVGCYNVSSMGEDKRWAVLLDSAKRNLKGMAFFGLTEYQRKTQYLFERTFNLQFIAPFTQLNGTRASSVEVPSEKQQRIRQLNRWDVELYEYARDLFLQRFQVARQQERRQARERRQQERRRLRGRLSAKQGRQPKPTETTRSIEERRTEDSLESEVLLSDWWDVDENSTMEDYIGNVEQW
- the hs6st2 gene encoding heparan-sulfate 6-O-sulfotransferase 2 isoform X2; the encoded protein is MDEKSTSSHQRLLLFLLMVGIFGVFMIQYACPSSSECQMLHQLGAWFTLRGGPGIRIGDGESQDGLQKDPYIAEDGALARFVPRFNFTSADLNREVDFNIKGDDVIVFLHIQKTGGTTFGRHLVRNIQLERPCECHAGQKKCTCLRPGKKETWLFSRFSTGWSCGLHADWTELTHCVPSRMDSREAQKNQPRNYYYITILRDPVSRYLSEWRHVQRGATWKASLHVCDGRSPTLSELPSCYPGDDWSGCNLQEFMDCPYNLANNRQTRMLADLSLVGCYNVSSMGEDKRWAVLLDSAKRNLKGMAFFGLTEYQRKTQYLFERTFNLQFIAPFTQLNGTRASSVEVPSEKQQRIRQLNRWDVELYEYARDLFLQRFQVARQQERRQARERRQQERRRLRGRLSAKQGRQPKPTETTRSIEERRTEDSLESEVLLSDWWDVDENSTMEDYIGNVEQW